The genomic DNA GCAAAAACGCGGGATGAAGGAAAAGAAAAACATGTGCCCGTGATAGTGAAAACGGAAACAGGTGTGCTGGTGAAGGTCGGGGATGTCCCGCATCCCATGGAAGAAAAACATTATATTTTGTGCATAGAAGTGATAGCCGATGGCAGAATATGCAGGAAATTCCTCGCTCCGGGAGACAGGCCGGAAGCGGAATTTAAAATCGGCGGTGGGAATCTTATCGCCCGGGAATACTGCACCGTTCACGGCCTCTGGAAAAACTGAAAAGGAGAATGCGGAAATGGCGAATTTAAAAGGAACAAAGACGGAAAAGAATTTGATGGCGGCCTTTGCCGGAGAATCACAGGCGCGGAATAGATATGATTTTTTCGCCTCGAAAGCGAAAAAAGAAGGCTTTGTGCAGGTATCGGATATCTTCAGCGAAACTTCCGCCAACGAAAAGGAGCATGCCAAA from Candidatus Omnitrophota bacterium includes the following:
- a CDS encoding desulfoferrodoxin, which translates into the protein MIKRFDVFKCGVCGNIVELVYAGGGQLVCCEKPMILMEAKTRDEGKEKHVPVIVKTETGVLVKVGDVPHPMEEKHYILCIEVIADGRICRKFLAPGDRPEAEFKIGGGNLIAREYCTVHGLWKN